The DNA window AACCATTCCCCTAGCAGTGTTGAAGCCGTCTGCGTCTCAGTCACCACAGGGAACGAAATCTGAGGATGCATTGTTGGAACTCAGGAACCGAGTGGAGCAATGCGAAAGGCGAGCAAAACCGACACACGAACAGCTATCAGCACTACAAACACAGTTGGAACTGTGCCGCAACCTACTTGAGGGATTTCAATCCAGTGCGGAAATGTGCGAACGAGTCGGACAACCGGAAGCAAGCAGTACAGTGACGGAGCAGCTACCAAAGCCAGCGGCAAGCCAGCCGCGCATGGAGAAGCAGACCGGCGCCATTCCCAAGGCGGGCCGAACGTTAGCAACTGTCCCGGAGGACGAACGAATTCGGTCTAAAAATGGTTCCGAAGCTGAAGCAGTAGGTGGAATCGACCCAATGAATCGTCGCTGGCCTGTGAGGGAACCGGTAAGCCATACTAGTTTGGCAGCGGTAAGTCAAACAATCGCAGCAACGGAAAGCAATCCAAGCTATATGGAACCCCCAGGTAAGCGTCAAGCCTTGAGTAATTATTCAATAAATGCAAACGAATACACCTCTCAATATTGCCCCACGACCAATATGTATGAAATTTCCCGTGAACAGTCGCGAAATTTCGCGCATCCGGGAAATATTAAAATGCCTCCTGAAGTTCCCCGCGAGCAGCAGCAAGTTTTTCACGCGCGCCCGGGTGTAACACAAATACTAACTCTGCCCAAGAGTCAATATAAGAATAAAACCGATGAACGAATGCGTGATTCCCCCACATACCcggttgaattcaataaatttcctctGCCCCCTCGTCTGTCAGAAAATGTGTATCAAGACCAAGTGATTCCCCCTCGAGCTCCAGGAGGTCCAACGCAGCAGCAGCTAGCAGCACGGCAGTCCCTGGCTAAGGAACTTCCCCGATTCTCTGGAGACCCAGCGGATTGGCCGATCTTTATTTCAAGCTATCGATACACAACAGAAGCCTGCGGCTTTTCGGATGGTGAGAACATGCTTCGCCTGCAACGATGTTTGTCTGGTTCTGCGCTTGAAACAGTACGTAGTCGGCTGGTGTTACCAGCAGCGGTGCCCCAAGTGATCGAGACACTTCGTATGCGATTTGGACGTCCTGAGTTGCTGATCAACGCTCTGCTACGCAAGGTGCGAGACATCCCAGCACCACGGTCCGACAGATTGGAAGGTCTCATCGATTTCGGGATGGCGGTGCAAGCGTTATGCGACCACATCGAAGCGGCGAACGAACGCGCTCATTTATCGAATCCTTCACTACTACAGGAACTCGTTGCGAAGCTTCCCGCAGATCAAAGGATGATGTGGGCAGGATATAAGCGAAGTTTTCAAGTCGTCGATTTAAAAACCTTTGGCGATTACATGACGTCGGTGGTGCAGGACGCGTCGAGCGTAGTAACCTTCGAACCTGAGTCCAGAAGGAACAACCCATGCGATCGTCCGAAGAACAAAGCGTTCGTGAACACTCACGCGATGGAAGGAGCAGTCAGTTCTGTACGGTCAATAAATGTGCCAACCGGCGCAGCGAAACAGTTTGACTGCGCACACTGCAGCAAAACTGGTCATCGAGTGCGCGAGTGTATTGCATTTAAAGCGTTGCACGTCGACGACCGCTGGAGAAGAGTCCGAGCTTTAGGTCTTTGTCAGAATTGTCTATTCAGCCATGGACGCAGGGCGTGTCGGATTCGTAGTAGCTGTGACATCGAGGGTTGTCAGTTCCGCCATCATCCACTGCTTCACTCTCTACGTGGGCCTCCAAAGGCTCCAGCATCGAATGCATTAGTGGCGGAGAATCACACCCACCGTCTTCTGACTTCGTCGACGCTGTTTCGGATAATTCCCGTGATCCTACATGGAAGCGACGTCTCGATTGATACCTTTGCATTCTTGGACGAGGGATCAGATCTGACACTAATGGAACATGATCTGGCTGTATCGTTGGGTCTGAAAGGTAGCCCTCAGCCTTTGTGTCTACGCTGGACGGGAAACACTTCCCGCATGGAAAAGGAATCGCAACGCATCACTTTCGAGATCGCAGGTGAAGGACAGCACAAACGGCACAATATAGTGAACGCAAGAACGGTTCAATGTCTCAATCTGCCGAGTCAGAGTTTCCAGGTGGAAGAAGCAGCGACAAAACACGCGCACCTTAGGGGGATTCCGGTTAGCAGCTACCATAACGCAAAGCCTAAGATCCTCATAGGAATCGACAACCTACGACTTGCGCTACCACTTAAAGTAAGAGAGGGCGATGGTACCGGTCCGATAGCTGCGAGAACCAGATTGGGCTGGTGTGTCTACGGCCAGCGAGAAAGCGGTGACACCGAAGCTTATAATTTCCACGTAAGCAGATGCGATTGCGACGAAGAACTTCACGATACGGTGAAGCAGTTTTTTGCCATCGAAGAAGCAGGCGTGCACCCGTCAAACATTCCAATGTCTAAGGAAGAACAACGAGCGCTAACCATCCTGGAAACTACAACCCGACGAGTAGAGAACCGTTTCGAAACGGGTTTGTTGTGGAAAGAAGACAATGTAGAATTCCCGAACAGCTACACGATGGCGGTACGTCGTCTAGAATGTCTCGAACGCAGAATGGATCGCGATCCGCTGCTAAAAGAGAACCTCCATCGACAGATGTGCGAATACGAGGCAAAAGGTTACGCGCACAGGGCTACGAAAGCGGAGATAGATGCAGCGGACCCAAGAAGGGTATGGTACCTCCCGATGGGAGCGGTAATAAACCCTAAGAAACCAGGAAAGATCCGAGTTATTTGGGATGCAGCCGCCAAAGTCGATGGAATCTCACTTAACAGCGCTCTTCTCAAAGGTCCGGATCAACTCTCGTCACTTCCAGCCGTGCTATTCCGCTTTCGACAGTATGGGGTGGCGGTCAGCTCGGAtattcaggaaatgttccaccaaATTCGTATCCGAGAGGAAGATAAGAATTCCCAGCGCTTCTTGTGGCGCGCTTGTCCATCGGAGAAACCTACGATCTACTTGATGGATGTCGCTACCTTCGGGAGCACCTGTTCACCAGCTTCGGCACAATTCGTCAAAAATCGGAACGCAGTACAGCACGCTGAACTGTTTCCTGAGGCATCGAAAGCGATCGTCCACGATCACTACGTTGACGATTACCTGTCGAGTTTCGGATCCGTAGAAGAGGCGACAAAGGTAGCAAACGACGTGCGATACATTCACGGACAAGGAGGCTTCAAATTGCACAACTGGCGATCAAATAGCGGCACGGTCCTCGAGCAACTGGGCGAAGTACCAGATGGAACTGAGAAGCAACTGAACCTGATCGACGGGTCGACAACCGAGAGAGTGCTCGGTATGCTTTGGAGCCCATCATCCGATGAACTGAGTTTCTCTACTCAAATGAGCGACGAGGTACAAACACTGATTCGCATGGCAACCCGACCGACGAAGAGGCAGATTCTACGTTGCGTCATGACGTTGTTTGATCCACTGGGGTTACTCTCGCCGTTTATCATCCACGGAAAGGTCTTGATCCAGGACCTGTGGCGCGAAGGCACGGATTGGGACGAACAAGTAGGCGATTTAGTCTATGCGAAGTGGCAGAGGTGGATCGAGATGATCAACCATATCGCAAAGATCCGAATTCCCAGATGTTACTTCCCCAACGCCACGAGAAGGACCTACCTCAGGGCTGAAATGCATGTGTTTGTCGACGCAAGCGAAGTAGCTTATTCGTGCGTTATCTACTTACGCACCTTCAACGAACACGGTAAACCACAGTGCAGCTTAGTAGCGGCAAAATCAAAGGTCGCCCCCCTGAAACCGTGGTCTATTCCCAGGCTGGAACTGCAGGCGTGTGTACTGGGCGTACGGTGGtcaaaatttgtcaaggaaaaccTCGGCGTCCCAGTTTCCAAGACGGTTTTCTGGACCGATTCCAGAACGGCGCTATCCTGGATTAATGCCGACCCTCGAAACTATCGACAGTTCGTGTCCTGTAGAGTAGGTGAGATACTTGAGCATACTTCGGTAAGCGACTGGAGATGGGTGCCTTCCAAATCCAATCCAGCGGACGAAGCAACGAAATGGGGTAGTGGACCGTACTTCAACCACGACAGCAAGTGGTTCCAAGGACCGCATTTCCTGAATCTCCTGGAAGCAGATTGGACCTGTCGCAAAGAACCGGTGATGGTTACCGTGGAAGAAATGCGTGTATCGACACTACATCACAGTTCGTTTGAACCAACGATCGATTTCGACCGATTCTCTTCCTGGGACAGGTTGCAACGTGCGACCGCATACGTTCTCCGTTTTCTGCACAATGCATCGAAGAAACAGCCACGATATAGTGGACAGCTACAACAGTCGGAACTGAAGGCTGCTGAAGAAGTCATCTTCAAGTTGGTGCAACGTGAACAATACCCGGACGAAGTTGCAGCGCTGTCAAACAAAGCGCCCAATGAGACCGGTCAAGAAGTCATCGGGAAAAACAGTTGCATCTACCAAATGATGCCGAAGCTGGACGAGAAGGGTTTGCTACGTGAACAGGGTCGAATCGCGGCAGTTAAGAACGTCGCCTACAACGTGCGCCATCCCGTGATTCTACCGAGAAGGCATCGCGTCACGGAACTTCTGGTGCATCGATTCCACCGCAACTTTCGCCATGGCAATGCTGAAACGGTCGTTAACGAAGTTCGACAATTGTACGCTATCCCGAGGCTTCGATTGGTGGTCAAGAAAGTGGGCAGAGAATGCCCGTCCTGCAAAATACGGCGAACCATACCAATGATCCCTCCAATGGCACCACTGCCATCTGCCCGCTTAGCCCATCACGAGCGAGCTTTCACCTACACAGGGGTGGATTATTTCGGACCATTGCTGGTGAAGTTGGGGCGATCCAATGTAAAGCGATGGGTCGCACTGTTCACCTGCCTAACGATTCGTGCCGTACACCTAGAAATCGCCTACACACTATCAACAGAGTCCTGTATTTCGTGCGTCCGCCGATTCGTTGGACGGCGCGGGCCACCTGCCGAGTTTTTCAGCGACAACGGAACGAATTTCCAAGGAGCCGATCGAGTACTGCAGCACCAGATAAGCCAGGGACTGTCCGCAACGTTTACCAGTGCAAACACGAAGTGGAACTTCATACCACCAGGAGCGCCACACATGGGCGGAGCGTGGGAACGCCTAGTACAGTCCGTTAAAGCTGCAATGAAAGAAGCGTATTCCGAGGGGAAGCTTGACGACGAGGGGTTGCAGACGTTGGTCGTGGAGGCTGAAAGTGTCGTGAACTCAAGGCCTCTGACGTATCTGCCATTGGAGAGCGAGGAGACCGAGGCCCTCACCCCGAACCACTTCCTGTTGTTAAGTTCGAATGGGATGAAGCAAATGAACGACGAAGATGAAGGACCGAGACAGTTCAGCGAATCAGTTCGGTGTCGAATCCTGGGGGATTCCTGGGAGCACATCCAGCATCAGCTAGATGTATTCTGGGGGCGCTGGTTGGTGGAATATCTGCCGGTGATCCGCCGACAACCGAAATGGTTCAGCGAGACACCATCATTGAAACCAGGCGACCTGGTAATGGTCGCGGAGCCGACGAGACGGAGTGGCTGGGAGCGAGGGCGAATAGTTTGCCTGAAGAAGCATGCGGACGGCAGAAATCGACGAGCGGTCGTGAAGATAGGCGACAAGACTTGTATTCGACCGGTGACGCGGTTGGCTTTGCTCGACGTCAAGGAGAGTGGAGCTCCGGCGGACTCCGGACTACACCCGGGGGAGACTGTCAACGCAGAAACCGTCGAGCTGGCAACACTGCCTGACAAAGGCAACGCGTCCGCTTCAAAAGCAACACAACAGTGAAGCGCCGCGTCAGTGGGTGACAGACGTCATTTGATGACAGTGGAGATACGTCACCGAACTGTCAACGGCAAGACCGCGTGTTCTCGTAATCGGTCTATTCCACATTAGCCGTGAACGAGAACAGGACTGAACTAGCAAAGtgctgaaaattaaacaaattgaaaattttagtatTAAAGTGAAGAAAAGTAAAGATAGTAAAGAGTGAAAGCGAGGTTAGGAGTAAAGTATAGAATTAGATAGAAGTGAGTTAACTGTGCTAGAAGGAAAGTAAGTAAGCAGCTAAGaaagaagaaatatttttaattattgaaaTCTAATTTAACCCCTTTAGCTCGCGGACGAAGCTAACCGCTATCTAGGGCGGAGAAAAGGAATAGCCCACCAAATTGTAAGGTACATTTACAATATAAATACGCTCACTAATTCCGAATTATAATTACAGTTGAAGCTAATTAAAATCATTACGCTGTCAAAACGGCCTTTTTCCTTCGCCCTACAACCTCGACAGTTTGCTTTGATTTCAgtgggtaaacaaagttgttcgctgtcatttttcctccccgcagtctgctgcatgcttacctcactcctcatcT is part of the Topomyia yanbarensis strain Yona2022 chromosome 1, ASM3024719v1, whole genome shotgun sequence genome and encodes:
- the LOC131677642 gene encoding uncharacterized protein LOC131677642, encoding MAPLPSARLAHHERAFTYTGVDYFGPLLVKLGRSNVKRWVALFTCLTIRAVHLEIAYTLSTESCISCVRRFVGRRGPPAEFFSDNGTNFQGADRVLQHQISQGLSATFTSANTKWNFIPPGAPHMGGAWERLVQSVKAAMKEAYSEGKLDDEGLQTLVVEAESVVNSRPLTYLPLESEETEALTPNHFLLLSSNGMKQMNDEDEGPRQFSESVRCRILGDSWEHIQHQLDVFWGRWLVEYLPVIRRQPKWFSETPSLKPGDLVMVAEPTRRSGWERGRIVCLKKHADGRNRRAVVKIGDKTCIRPVTRLALLDVKESGAPADSGLHPGETVNAETVELATLPDKGNASASKATQQ